In Nicotiana tabacum cultivar K326 chromosome 11, ASM71507v2, whole genome shotgun sequence, a single window of DNA contains:
- the LOC107783724 gene encoding chromatin assembly factor 1 subunit FAS2-like has translation MKGGTVQINWHDTKPVLCLDFHHLSGILATGGADYDIKMWVIDSGENEKKAPSVSYQTSLSYHSSAVNALRFSPSGEHLASGADGGELIIWKHHSSDGSKTWKVLKTLSFHRKDVLDLEWSTDGSFLISGSVDNSCIIWDVNKGSVHQILDAHLHYVQGVAWDPLSKYAASLSSDRSCRIYINRPSKTKGVEKLNFVCQHVIMKVEPQQPDESKSTKNHLFLDETLPSFFRRLSWSPDGSFLLVPAGSYKFTPASEPSNTAYVFSRKDLSRPALMLPGASKPVVAVRFCPMTFSLRGSSNSSFFKLPYRLIFAVATLNSLYVYDTESVQPIAIVAGLHYAAVTDIAWSATGKYLALSSQDGYCTLLEFENDELGSTLCSPEKEIAGGDRNIEQKQAENVPETISSDKSMDMDNGKAEEKTELKQEPIISTPQIPNKPTRKRITPMAID, from the exons ATGTGGGTGATTGATTCTGGAGAAAATGAGAAGAAAGCACCTTCGGTTTCATACCAGACTAGCCTTTCTTACCATAGTTCTGCTGTGAATGCGCTCCGGTTCTCTCCTTCAG GAGAACATTTGGCTTCTGGTGCAGATG GTGGTGAGCTCATCATCTGGAAGCATCATTCTTCAGATGGCAGCAAAACGTGGAAAGTCCTAAAGACATTATC ATTTCACCGTAAGGATGTATTGGACTTGGAGTGGTCTACTGATGGTTCTTTTCTAATATCTGGTTCTGTTGATAATTCATGCATCATATGGGATGTCAACAAAG GTTCAGTTCATCAGATATTGGATGCTCATTTGCACTATGTGCAGGGTGTGGCATGGGATCCATTGTCCAAGTATGCTGCCTCACTTAGTTCAGATAGATCTTGCCGGATTTATATCAACAGACCATCTAAAACAAAAGGAGTTGAGAAGTTGAATTTTGTGTGTCAACATGTCATTATGAAGGTTGAACCACAACAGCCGGATGAGTCCAAG TCTACTAAAAATCATCTCTTTCTTGATGAGACACTACCATCTTTCTTCAGAAGATTATCTTGGTCCCCTGATGGTTCCTTTCTGCTTGTACCTGCAG GTTCTTACAAGTTTACACCTGCTTCAGAACCATCGAACACTGCTTATGTGTTTTCCAGAAAAGATCTCTCAAG GCCAGCTTTAATGCTCCCAGGTGCCAGCAAACCTGTTGTTGCAGTACGCTTTTGCCCCATGACTTTTAGCTTGAGAGGATCAAGCAATT CCTCATTCTTCAAGCTCCCTTATCGTCTTATTTTTGCTGTGGCTACATTGAATTCTTTGTACGTCTATGACACGGAAAGCGTACAACCAATAGCAATCGTAGCCGGTCTTCATTACGCTGCTGTAACAGACATAGCATG GTCGGCTACTGGGAAATATCTGGCTTTGTCCTCCCAAGATGGTTACTGCACTCTGCTAGAATTTGAGAATGATGAACTAGGATCCACTTTATGTAGCCCAG AGAAAGAAATTGCTGGAGGTGATAGAAATATTGAGCAGAAACAGGCGGAAAATGTTCCGGAAACTATTAGCAGTGATAAGTCCATGGATATGGATAATGGAAAAGCAGAAGAGAAAACAGAGCTGAAACAAGAACCAATAATATCAACTCCACAAATTCCTAATAAACCTACCAGAAAAAGGATCACACCAATGGCCATTGATTAA
- the LOC107783723 gene encoding protein trichome berefringence-like 7 produces the protein MSGTISTFGRSLSHKQRALTVSSPRLFDKSVSSPRFSRKSEVSRLFCVLIALGSAVSFFLAIGGGYLYVLPNLTKASHEEDVGLSFNGSDSFCDIFDGKWVVDNSYPLYNASECPFVEKGFNCLANGRTNDDYLKWRWKPRNCEIPRFDVHNLLEILRNKRIVFVGDSMSRTQWESLICLLMTGVQDKGSVYEVNGNKITKVIRFLGVRFSSFNFTVEFYRSVFLVQHNWSSKYGIKRVRSTLKLDKLDDISNEWINADVLIFNSGQWWVPGKLFGVGCYFQLNNTLKLGMSIPTAFRTALETWASWIDTKINPNRTRVFFRTFEPSHWSNLTLRLCNVTNQPLSETKGQESNTFSDAALEVARGMKVPVTVLRITPMSAFRKDSHVGIWSDNPSLSDCSHWCLPGVPDLWNEMVFSYLHRSYRHMPLHQQREFNSMD, from the exons ATGTCTGGGACAATAAGTACTTTCGGTAGAAGTCTCTCTCATAAACAGAGGGCATTGACAGTTAGCAGCCCTAGATTGTTCGATAAGTCCGTTAGCAGCCCTAGATTTAGTAGGAAAAGCGAGGTTTCAAGACTTTTTTGTGTACTTATAGCATTAGGATCTGCTGTTTCCTTTTTCCTGGCAATTGGAGGAGGGTATTTATATGTTTTGCCCAATCTTACAAAAGCATCTCATGAGGAGGATGTCGGCCTTAGTTTTAATGGTTCGGATAGTTTTTGTGACATATTTGATGGAAAATGGGTAGTCGATAACAGCTATCCCTTGTACAATGCCTCAGAATGCCCCTTTGTGGAGAAAGGATTCAACTGTTTGGCTAATGGTAGAACCAATGATGATTATCTTAAGTGGAGGTGGAAGCCGAGGAATTGTGAAATCCCGAGGTTTGATGTGCATAATCTGTTGGAAATTCTCCGAAATAAGAGAATTGTTTTTGTTGGAGACTCAATGAGTAGGACTCAGTGGGAGTCCTTGATATGCTTGCTAATGACCGGGGTGCAAGATAAGGGAAGTGTATATGAAGTAAATGGGAATAAGATCACAAAAGTAATTCGCTTTTTGGGAGTGAGGTTTAGTTCCTTCAATTTCACTGTTGAATTTTATCGATCAGTATTCCTTGTCCAGCACAACTGGTCTTCCAAATATGGAATAAAGAGAGTTAGATCAACCCTTAAGTTGGACAAGCTTGATGATATCAGCAACGAATGGATTAATGCAGATGTCCTCATATTCAATTCTGGACAGTGGTGGGTACCCGGGAAGCTTTTTGGAGT GGGATGCTATTTCCAACTAAATAATACACTCAAGCTTGGAATGTCAATTCCCACAGCATTCAGAACTGCCCTTGAGACTTGGGCATCCTGGATAGATACCAAAATTAACCCTAACAGGACACGTGTTTTTTTCAGAACGTTTGAACCATCTCACTGGAG CAATCTAACTCTGCGGTTGTGCAATGTGACAAATCAACCTCTTTCAGAGACTAAGGGTCAGGAGAGTAACACATTTTCAGACGCAGCACTAGAGGTGGCGCGCGGAATGAAAGTTCCAGTTACTGTGCTACGCATAACTCCCATGTCCGCGTTCAGGAAAGATTCACATGTCGGTATTTGGAGTGATAATCCATCTCTCTCTGATTGCAGCCACTGGTGTCTACCTGGAGTTCCTGATCTTTGGAACGAAATGGTCTTTTCATACCTTCATCGTAGCTATCGCCATATGCCTTTGCATCAACAAAGAGA GTTCAACAGCATGGACTGA